A part of Saccopteryx bilineata isolate mSacBil1 chromosome 8, mSacBil1_pri_phased_curated, whole genome shotgun sequence genomic DNA contains:
- the SLITRK3 gene encoding SLIT and NTRK-like protein 3 isoform X1 — protein sequence MLKQSPAKKFCNQPRMMEPSIAKMLCRGKMLWIILLSTIALGWTTPIPLIEDSEEIDEPCFDPCYCEVKESLFHIHCDSKGFTNISQITEFWSRPFKLYLQRNSMRKLYTNSFLHLNNAVSINLGNNALQDIQTGAFNGLKILKRLYLHENKLDVFRNDTFLGLESLEYLQADYNVIKRIESGAFRNLSKLRVLILNDNLIPMLPTNLFKAISLTHLDLRGNRLKVLFYRGMLDHIGRSLMELQLEENPWNCTCEIVQLKNWLERIPYTALVGDITCETPFHFHGKDLREIRKTELCPLLSDSEVEASLGVPHLSSNKENTWPTKPSSMLSSVHFTASSVEYKSSNKHPKPTKQPRTPRPPSTSQALYPGPNQPPIAPYQTRPPIPIICPTGCTCNLHINDLGLTVNCKERGFNNISELLPRPLNAKKLYLSSNLIQKIYRSDFWNFSSLDLLHLGNNRISYVQDGAFINLPNLKSLFLNGNDIEKLTPGMFRGLQSLHYLYFEFNVIREIQPAAFSLMPNLKLLFLNNNLLRTLPTDAFAGTSLARLNLRKNYFLYLPVAGVLEHLNAIVQIDLNENPWDCTCDLVPFKQWIETISSVSVVGEVLCRSPENLTHRDVRTIELQVLCPEMLHTVPAGASPAQPGDPHLPGGPTNASPYEFSPPGGPVPLSVLILSLLVLFFSAVFVAAGLFAFVLRRRQKKLPFRTKRQEGVDLTGIQMQCHRLFEDGGGGGGGSGAGGRPPLSSPEKAPPVGHVYEYIPHPVTQMCNNPIYKPREEEEVAISSAQEAGSTERGGPETQAPGLGEVLGSEQFAETPKENHNNYRTLLEKEKEWALAVSRSQLNTIVTVNHHHPHPHHPAVGVSGVVAGTGGDLAGFRHHERNGGVVLFPPGGGCGGGSMLLDRERPQPAPCTVGFMDCLYGTVPKLKELHVHPPGMQYPDLQQDARLKETLLFSAGKGFSDHQTQKSDYLELRAKLQTKPDYLEVLEKTVYRF from the exons ATGCTAAAACAGTCTCCTGCAAAAAAG TTTTGTAATCAACCACGAATGATGGAGCCTTCCATAGCCAAGATGCTTTGCAGAGGAAAGATGTTGTGGATTATTCTTCTAAGCACAATTGCTCTAGGATGGACTACCCCGATTCCCCTAATAGAGGACTCAGAGGAAATAGATGAGCCCTGTTTTGATCCATGCTACTGTGAAGttaaagaaagcctctttcaTATACATTGTGACAGTAAAGGATTTACAAATATTAGTCAAATTACTGAGTTCTGGTCAAGACCTTTTAAACTGTATCTGCAGAGGAATTCAATGAGGAAATTGTACACCAAtagttttcttcatttgaataATGCTGTGTCGATTAACCTTGGGAACAATGCATTGCAGGACATTCAAACAGGAGCTTTCAATGGTCTTAAGATTTTAAAGAGGTTGTATCTACATGAGAACAAACTAGATGTCTTCAGAAATGACACCTTTCTTGGCTTGGAAAGTCTTGAATATCTGCAAGCAGATTACAACGTAATTAAACGTATTGAGAGTGGTGCATTCAGGAACCTAAGTAAACTGAGGgtgttgattttaaatgataatctcatCCCCATGCTTCCAACCAATTTATTCAAGGCTATCTCCTTAACACATCTGGACCTGCGAGGAAACAGgttaaaagttcttttttatcGAGGAATGCTCGACCACATTGGCAGAAGCCTGATGGAGCTCCAGCTGGAAGAAAATCCCTGGAACTGTACATGTGAGATAGTGCAACTGAAGAATTGGCTGGAACGTATTCCTTACACAGCCTTGGTGGGAGACATCACCTGTGAGACCCCTTTCCACTTCCATGGAAAGGACCTACGAGAAATCAGGAAGACAGAGCTCTGTCCCTTGTTGTCTGACTCCGAGGTGGAGGCTAGTTTGGGGGTTCCCCACTTGTCCTCCAACAAGGAGAATACATGGCCAACTAAGCCTTCCTCAATGTTGTCCTCTGTCCATTTTACTGCTTCTTCTGTTGAATACAAGTCTTCAAATAAACATCCCAAGCCCACCAAACAACCCCGAACACCAAGGCCACCCTCCACATCCCAAGCTTTGTATCCTGGTCCAAACCAACCTCCCATTGCTCCTTACCAGACCAGACCACCCATTCCCATTATATGCCCTACTGGGTGTACCTGTAATTTGCACATCAATGACCTTGGTTTGACTGTCAACTGCAAAGAGCGAGGATTTAATAATATCTCTGAACTTCTTCCAAGGCCACTGAATGCCAAGAAACTGTACCTGAGTAGCAATCTGATTCAGAAAATATACCGTTCTGATTTTTGGAATTTCTCTTCATTAGATCTCTTGCATCTCGGCAACAATCGTATTTCTTACGTCCAGGACGGGGCCTTCATCAACTTGCCGAATCTAAAGAGCCTCTTTCTCAATGGCAATGATATTGAGAAACTGACACCAGGTATGTTCCGAGGCCTACAGAGTTTGCACTACTTGTACTTTGAGTTCAATGTCATCCGGGAAATCCAACCTGCAGCCTTCAGCCTCATGCCCAACTTGAAGCTGCTGTTTCTCAACAATAACTTGTTGAGGACTCTGCCAACGGATGCCTTCGCAGGCACATCCCTGGCTCGGCTCAACTTGAGGAAAAACTACTTCCTCTACCTTCCTGTCGCTGGCGTTCTAGAACACTTGAATGCCATTGTCCAGATAGACCTCAATGAGAATCCTTGGGACTGTACTTGTGACCTGGTCCCCTTCAAGCAGTGGATTGAAACCATCAGCTCAGTCAGTGTTGTGGGTGAAGTACTTTGCAGGAGCCCTGAGAACCTCACTCACCGTGATGTGCGCACCATTGAGCTGCAGGTTCTCTGCCCGGAGATGCTGCACACTGTACCAGCTGGAGCATCACCAGCCCAGCCTGGAGATCCTCACCTTCCTGGGGGACCAACAAATGCATCACCTTATGAGTTCTCTCCCCCGGGGGGCCCTGTACCACTTTCTGTGTTGATTCTCAGTCTGCTGGTTCTGTTTTTTTCAGCAGTCTTTGTTGCTGCCGGCCTCTTTGCCTTTGTGCTCCGACGGCGCCAGAAGAAGTTGCCCTTTAGAACCAAGCGGCAGGAAGGTGTGGACCTCACTGGAATCCAGATGCAATGTCACCGGCTTTTTGAGgatggtggaggaggtggaggtggaagtgGTGCTGGCGGTCGACCACCTCTTTCCTCTCCAGAGAAGGCCCCCCCTGTGGGTCATGTATATGAGTACATACCCCACCCAGTTACTCAGATGTGCAACAACCCCATATACAAGCCtcgggaggaggaggaagtggctaTTTCATCAGCCCAGGAAGCAGGGAGTACAGAACGTGGGGGTCCTGAGACACAGGCTCCAGGACTGGGTGAGGTTCTAGGAAGTGAGCAGTTTGCTGAGACACCCAAGGAGAACCACAACAACTACCGGACCTTgctggaaaaagagaaggagTGGGCCCTGGCAGTTTCCAGATCCCAGCTCAACACCATCGTGACGGTGAATCAtcatcaccctcaccctcaccaccCAGCAGTCGGGGTTTCAGGGGTAGTTGCAGGAACTGGGGGAGACTTAGCTGGGTTCCGCCACCATGAGAGGAATGGTGGGGTGGTGCTGTTTCCTCCCGGGGGAGGCTGTGGTGGTGGCAGTATGCTACTAGACCGAGAAAGGCCACAACCAGCCCCCTGCACAGTGGGATTCATGGACTGTCTTTATGGCACAGTGCCCAAATTAAAGGAACTGCACGTCCATCCTCCTGGCATGCAATACCCAGACTTACAGCAGGATGCCAGGCTTAAAGAAACCCTTCTCTTCTCGGCTGGAAAGGGCTTCTCAGACCACCAAACCCAAAAAAGTGATTACCTCGAGTTAAGGGCCAAACTTCAAACCAAGCCGGATTACCTCGAAGTCCTGGAGAAGACAGTATATAGGttctaa
- the SLITRK3 gene encoding SLIT and NTRK-like protein 3 isoform X3 — protein MLKQSPAKKFCNQPRMMEPSIAKMLCRGKMLWIILLSTIALGWTTPIPLIEDSEEIDEPCFDPCYCEVKESLFHIHCDSKGFTNISQITEFWSRPFKLYLQRNSMRKLYTNSFLHLNNAVSINLGNNALQDIQTGAFNGLKILKRLYLHENKLDVFRNDTFLGLESLEYLQADYNVIKRIESGAFRNLSKLRVLILNDNLIPMLPTNLFKAISLTHLDLRGNRLKVLFYRGMLDHIGRSLMELQLEENPWNCTCEIVQLKNWLERIPYTALVGDITCETPFHFHGKDLREIRKTELCPLLSDSEVEASLGVPHLSSNKENTWPTKPSSMLSSVHFTASSVEYKSSNKHPKPTKQPRTPRPPSTSQALYPGPNQPPIAPYQTRPPIPIICPTGCTCNLHINDLGLTVNCKERGFNNISELLPRPLNAKKLYLSSNLIQKIYRSDFWNFSSLDLLHLGNNRISYVQDGAFINLPNLKSLFLNGNDIEKLTPAVFVAAGLFAFVLRRRQKKLPFRTKRQEGVDLTGIQMQCHRLFEDGGGGGGGSGAGGRPPLSSPEKAPPVGHVYEYIPHPVTQMCNNPIYKPREEEEVAISSAQEAGSTERGGPETQAPGLGEVLGSEQFAETPKENHNNYRTLLEKEKEWALAVSRSQLNTIVTVNHHHPHPHHPAVGVSGVVAGTGGDLAGFRHHERNGGVVLFPPGGGCGGGSMLLDRERPQPAPCTVGFMDCLYGTVPKLKELHVHPPGMQYPDLQQDARLKETLLFSAGKGFSDHQTQKSDYLELRAKLQTKPDYLEVLEKTVYRF, from the exons ATGCTAAAACAGTCTCCTGCAAAAAAG TTTTGTAATCAACCACGAATGATGGAGCCTTCCATAGCCAAGATGCTTTGCAGAGGAAAGATGTTGTGGATTATTCTTCTAAGCACAATTGCTCTAGGATGGACTACCCCGATTCCCCTAATAGAGGACTCAGAGGAAATAGATGAGCCCTGTTTTGATCCATGCTACTGTGAAGttaaagaaagcctctttcaTATACATTGTGACAGTAAAGGATTTACAAATATTAGTCAAATTACTGAGTTCTGGTCAAGACCTTTTAAACTGTATCTGCAGAGGAATTCAATGAGGAAATTGTACACCAAtagttttcttcatttgaataATGCTGTGTCGATTAACCTTGGGAACAATGCATTGCAGGACATTCAAACAGGAGCTTTCAATGGTCTTAAGATTTTAAAGAGGTTGTATCTACATGAGAACAAACTAGATGTCTTCAGAAATGACACCTTTCTTGGCTTGGAAAGTCTTGAATATCTGCAAGCAGATTACAACGTAATTAAACGTATTGAGAGTGGTGCATTCAGGAACCTAAGTAAACTGAGGgtgttgattttaaatgataatctcatCCCCATGCTTCCAACCAATTTATTCAAGGCTATCTCCTTAACACATCTGGACCTGCGAGGAAACAGgttaaaagttcttttttatcGAGGAATGCTCGACCACATTGGCAGAAGCCTGATGGAGCTCCAGCTGGAAGAAAATCCCTGGAACTGTACATGTGAGATAGTGCAACTGAAGAATTGGCTGGAACGTATTCCTTACACAGCCTTGGTGGGAGACATCACCTGTGAGACCCCTTTCCACTTCCATGGAAAGGACCTACGAGAAATCAGGAAGACAGAGCTCTGTCCCTTGTTGTCTGACTCCGAGGTGGAGGCTAGTTTGGGGGTTCCCCACTTGTCCTCCAACAAGGAGAATACATGGCCAACTAAGCCTTCCTCAATGTTGTCCTCTGTCCATTTTACTGCTTCTTCTGTTGAATACAAGTCTTCAAATAAACATCCCAAGCCCACCAAACAACCCCGAACACCAAGGCCACCCTCCACATCCCAAGCTTTGTATCCTGGTCCAAACCAACCTCCCATTGCTCCTTACCAGACCAGACCACCCATTCCCATTATATGCCCTACTGGGTGTACCTGTAATTTGCACATCAATGACCTTGGTTTGACTGTCAACTGCAAAGAGCGAGGATTTAATAATATCTCTGAACTTCTTCCAAGGCCACTGAATGCCAAGAAACTGTACCTGAGTAGCAATCTGATTCAGAAAATATACCGTTCTGATTTTTGGAATTTCTCTTCATTAGATCTCTTGCATCTCGGCAACAATCGTATTTCTTACGTCCAGGACGGGGCCTTCATCAACTTGCCGAATCTAAAGAGCCTCTTTCTCAATGGCAATGATATTGAGAAACTGACACCAG CAGTCTTTGTTGCTGCCGGCCTCTTTGCCTTTGTGCTCCGACGGCGCCAGAAGAAGTTGCCCTTTAGAACCAAGCGGCAGGAAGGTGTGGACCTCACTGGAATCCAGATGCAATGTCACCGGCTTTTTGAGgatggtggaggaggtggaggtggaagtgGTGCTGGCGGTCGACCACCTCTTTCCTCTCCAGAGAAGGCCCCCCCTGTGGGTCATGTATATGAGTACATACCCCACCCAGTTACTCAGATGTGCAACAACCCCATATACAAGCCtcgggaggaggaggaagtggctaTTTCATCAGCCCAGGAAGCAGGGAGTACAGAACGTGGGGGTCCTGAGACACAGGCTCCAGGACTGGGTGAGGTTCTAGGAAGTGAGCAGTTTGCTGAGACACCCAAGGAGAACCACAACAACTACCGGACCTTgctggaaaaagagaaggagTGGGCCCTGGCAGTTTCCAGATCCCAGCTCAACACCATCGTGACGGTGAATCAtcatcaccctcaccctcaccaccCAGCAGTCGGGGTTTCAGGGGTAGTTGCAGGAACTGGGGGAGACTTAGCTGGGTTCCGCCACCATGAGAGGAATGGTGGGGTGGTGCTGTTTCCTCCCGGGGGAGGCTGTGGTGGTGGCAGTATGCTACTAGACCGAGAAAGGCCACAACCAGCCCCCTGCACAGTGGGATTCATGGACTGTCTTTATGGCACAGTGCCCAAATTAAAGGAACTGCACGTCCATCCTCCTGGCATGCAATACCCAGACTTACAGCAGGATGCCAGGCTTAAAGAAACCCTTCTCTTCTCGGCTGGAAAGGGCTTCTCAGACCACCAAACCCAAAAAAGTGATTACCTCGAGTTAAGGGCCAAACTTCAAACCAAGCCGGATTACCTCGAAGTCCTGGAGAAGACAGTATATAGGttctaa
- the SLITRK3 gene encoding SLIT and NTRK-like protein 3 isoform X2 produces the protein MMEPSIAKMLCRGKMLWIILLSTIALGWTTPIPLIEDSEEIDEPCFDPCYCEVKESLFHIHCDSKGFTNISQITEFWSRPFKLYLQRNSMRKLYTNSFLHLNNAVSINLGNNALQDIQTGAFNGLKILKRLYLHENKLDVFRNDTFLGLESLEYLQADYNVIKRIESGAFRNLSKLRVLILNDNLIPMLPTNLFKAISLTHLDLRGNRLKVLFYRGMLDHIGRSLMELQLEENPWNCTCEIVQLKNWLERIPYTALVGDITCETPFHFHGKDLREIRKTELCPLLSDSEVEASLGVPHLSSNKENTWPTKPSSMLSSVHFTASSVEYKSSNKHPKPTKQPRTPRPPSTSQALYPGPNQPPIAPYQTRPPIPIICPTGCTCNLHINDLGLTVNCKERGFNNISELLPRPLNAKKLYLSSNLIQKIYRSDFWNFSSLDLLHLGNNRISYVQDGAFINLPNLKSLFLNGNDIEKLTPGMFRGLQSLHYLYFEFNVIREIQPAAFSLMPNLKLLFLNNNLLRTLPTDAFAGTSLARLNLRKNYFLYLPVAGVLEHLNAIVQIDLNENPWDCTCDLVPFKQWIETISSVSVVGEVLCRSPENLTHRDVRTIELQVLCPEMLHTVPAGASPAQPGDPHLPGGPTNASPYEFSPPGGPVPLSVLILSLLVLFFSAVFVAAGLFAFVLRRRQKKLPFRTKRQEGVDLTGIQMQCHRLFEDGGGGGGGSGAGGRPPLSSPEKAPPVGHVYEYIPHPVTQMCNNPIYKPREEEEVAISSAQEAGSTERGGPETQAPGLGEVLGSEQFAETPKENHNNYRTLLEKEKEWALAVSRSQLNTIVTVNHHHPHPHHPAVGVSGVVAGTGGDLAGFRHHERNGGVVLFPPGGGCGGGSMLLDRERPQPAPCTVGFMDCLYGTVPKLKELHVHPPGMQYPDLQQDARLKETLLFSAGKGFSDHQTQKSDYLELRAKLQTKPDYLEVLEKTVYRF, from the coding sequence ATGATGGAGCCTTCCATAGCCAAGATGCTTTGCAGAGGAAAGATGTTGTGGATTATTCTTCTAAGCACAATTGCTCTAGGATGGACTACCCCGATTCCCCTAATAGAGGACTCAGAGGAAATAGATGAGCCCTGTTTTGATCCATGCTACTGTGAAGttaaagaaagcctctttcaTATACATTGTGACAGTAAAGGATTTACAAATATTAGTCAAATTACTGAGTTCTGGTCAAGACCTTTTAAACTGTATCTGCAGAGGAATTCAATGAGGAAATTGTACACCAAtagttttcttcatttgaataATGCTGTGTCGATTAACCTTGGGAACAATGCATTGCAGGACATTCAAACAGGAGCTTTCAATGGTCTTAAGATTTTAAAGAGGTTGTATCTACATGAGAACAAACTAGATGTCTTCAGAAATGACACCTTTCTTGGCTTGGAAAGTCTTGAATATCTGCAAGCAGATTACAACGTAATTAAACGTATTGAGAGTGGTGCATTCAGGAACCTAAGTAAACTGAGGgtgttgattttaaatgataatctcatCCCCATGCTTCCAACCAATTTATTCAAGGCTATCTCCTTAACACATCTGGACCTGCGAGGAAACAGgttaaaagttcttttttatcGAGGAATGCTCGACCACATTGGCAGAAGCCTGATGGAGCTCCAGCTGGAAGAAAATCCCTGGAACTGTACATGTGAGATAGTGCAACTGAAGAATTGGCTGGAACGTATTCCTTACACAGCCTTGGTGGGAGACATCACCTGTGAGACCCCTTTCCACTTCCATGGAAAGGACCTACGAGAAATCAGGAAGACAGAGCTCTGTCCCTTGTTGTCTGACTCCGAGGTGGAGGCTAGTTTGGGGGTTCCCCACTTGTCCTCCAACAAGGAGAATACATGGCCAACTAAGCCTTCCTCAATGTTGTCCTCTGTCCATTTTACTGCTTCTTCTGTTGAATACAAGTCTTCAAATAAACATCCCAAGCCCACCAAACAACCCCGAACACCAAGGCCACCCTCCACATCCCAAGCTTTGTATCCTGGTCCAAACCAACCTCCCATTGCTCCTTACCAGACCAGACCACCCATTCCCATTATATGCCCTACTGGGTGTACCTGTAATTTGCACATCAATGACCTTGGTTTGACTGTCAACTGCAAAGAGCGAGGATTTAATAATATCTCTGAACTTCTTCCAAGGCCACTGAATGCCAAGAAACTGTACCTGAGTAGCAATCTGATTCAGAAAATATACCGTTCTGATTTTTGGAATTTCTCTTCATTAGATCTCTTGCATCTCGGCAACAATCGTATTTCTTACGTCCAGGACGGGGCCTTCATCAACTTGCCGAATCTAAAGAGCCTCTTTCTCAATGGCAATGATATTGAGAAACTGACACCAGGTATGTTCCGAGGCCTACAGAGTTTGCACTACTTGTACTTTGAGTTCAATGTCATCCGGGAAATCCAACCTGCAGCCTTCAGCCTCATGCCCAACTTGAAGCTGCTGTTTCTCAACAATAACTTGTTGAGGACTCTGCCAACGGATGCCTTCGCAGGCACATCCCTGGCTCGGCTCAACTTGAGGAAAAACTACTTCCTCTACCTTCCTGTCGCTGGCGTTCTAGAACACTTGAATGCCATTGTCCAGATAGACCTCAATGAGAATCCTTGGGACTGTACTTGTGACCTGGTCCCCTTCAAGCAGTGGATTGAAACCATCAGCTCAGTCAGTGTTGTGGGTGAAGTACTTTGCAGGAGCCCTGAGAACCTCACTCACCGTGATGTGCGCACCATTGAGCTGCAGGTTCTCTGCCCGGAGATGCTGCACACTGTACCAGCTGGAGCATCACCAGCCCAGCCTGGAGATCCTCACCTTCCTGGGGGACCAACAAATGCATCACCTTATGAGTTCTCTCCCCCGGGGGGCCCTGTACCACTTTCTGTGTTGATTCTCAGTCTGCTGGTTCTGTTTTTTTCAGCAGTCTTTGTTGCTGCCGGCCTCTTTGCCTTTGTGCTCCGACGGCGCCAGAAGAAGTTGCCCTTTAGAACCAAGCGGCAGGAAGGTGTGGACCTCACTGGAATCCAGATGCAATGTCACCGGCTTTTTGAGgatggtggaggaggtggaggtggaagtgGTGCTGGCGGTCGACCACCTCTTTCCTCTCCAGAGAAGGCCCCCCCTGTGGGTCATGTATATGAGTACATACCCCACCCAGTTACTCAGATGTGCAACAACCCCATATACAAGCCtcgggaggaggaggaagtggctaTTTCATCAGCCCAGGAAGCAGGGAGTACAGAACGTGGGGGTCCTGAGACACAGGCTCCAGGACTGGGTGAGGTTCTAGGAAGTGAGCAGTTTGCTGAGACACCCAAGGAGAACCACAACAACTACCGGACCTTgctggaaaaagagaaggagTGGGCCCTGGCAGTTTCCAGATCCCAGCTCAACACCATCGTGACGGTGAATCAtcatcaccctcaccctcaccaccCAGCAGTCGGGGTTTCAGGGGTAGTTGCAGGAACTGGGGGAGACTTAGCTGGGTTCCGCCACCATGAGAGGAATGGTGGGGTGGTGCTGTTTCCTCCCGGGGGAGGCTGTGGTGGTGGCAGTATGCTACTAGACCGAGAAAGGCCACAACCAGCCCCCTGCACAGTGGGATTCATGGACTGTCTTTATGGCACAGTGCCCAAATTAAAGGAACTGCACGTCCATCCTCCTGGCATGCAATACCCAGACTTACAGCAGGATGCCAGGCTTAAAGAAACCCTTCTCTTCTCGGCTGGAAAGGGCTTCTCAGACCACCAAACCCAAAAAAGTGATTACCTCGAGTTAAGGGCCAAACTTCAAACCAAGCCGGATTACCTCGAAGTCCTGGAGAAGACAGTATATAGGttctaa